Proteins from one Cryptomeria japonica chromosome 4, Sugi_1.0, whole genome shotgun sequence genomic window:
- the LOC131044112 gene encoding berberine bridge enzyme-like D-2, which yields MGLFRIILLLLLSIYASAQDGQGLISCLQQKGTTYLTTSNSSSQYDSQLQFSLQNLRYTEPGVRKPYVLILPQKRQQVVHSVRCCIKHGWQIVVRSGGHSYEGLSSTSVAPNFAIIDLMNFGAVMVDMKSKTAWAEAGATLGHLYYAIALNTPDYGFPAGVCPTVGTGGHFSGGGMSMLSRKYGLAADNIIDALLVDANGKLLDRKSMGEDLFWALRGGGGGSWGVVVAWKVRLVRVPRKVTVLRVYRTGRNQVTDLVYRWQSIAPLVERDLFVRAIISGTQLQGGQKDVKLTFDGMYLGPLDQLLKVANESFPEMGIVAGDCEEMSWIDSISYSGYTTTNHLVSRNNSNKSYFKAKSDFVTSPISSSGLEGAWKFLEEDLSGYVIFSPLGGRMYEIPSSEIPFPHRAGYLYDVQYQVTWKDSSQDSAYIDWIRRFYRYMTPHVSKSPRGAYVNYIDLDLGIAVNGSSIVEDARAWGDKYFRGNFDRLVKIKTNFDPKNVFRNSQSIPVNK from the coding sequence ATGGGGTTATTCAGGATTATTTTGTTGCTTCTATTGAGCATTTACGCATCTGCACAAGATGGGCAGGGGCTCATATCGTGCCTCCAACAAAAGGGCACCACATACTTGACCACTTCTAATTCTTCCTCTCAATACGACTCTCAGTTGCAGTTTTCTCTGCAAAACTTGAGGTATACAGAACCAGGCGTGCGCAAGCCATATGTGTTGATTCTGCCACAGAAGAGACAACAAGTGGTGCACTCAGTACGGTGCTGCATCAAACATGGCTGGCAGATTGTTGTGCGCAGCGGAGGACACAGCTACGAAGGTCTCTCCTCCACTTCCGTTGCCCCCAATTTCGCTATCATCGACCTCATGAATTTCGGCGCCGTTATGGTCGACATGAAGTCGAAAACAGCGTGGGCAGAGGCGGGCGCGACGTTGGGGCACTTGTACTACGCCATTGCACTCAACACTCCAGACTACGGATTTCCCGCGGGAGTGTGCCCTACGGTGGGCACGGGCGGTCATTTCAGTGGCGGCGGAATGAGTATGCTCTCCAGGAAATATGGCCTCGCAGCCGACAACATCATCGATGCGCTTCTCGTGGACGCAAATGGTAAGTTGTTGGACAGGAAGAGCATGGGAGAAGATCTGTTTTGGGCACTCCGAGGAGGCGGGGGAGGCAGCTGGGGCGTCGTCGTTGCATGGAAAGTCCGCCTGGTGAGAGTGCCACGTAAAGTGACAGTGTTGAGAGTTTACAGAACGGGGCGAAATCAGGTGACGGATCTCGTCTATAGGTGGCAATCCATTGCACCACTTGTGGAACGGGATCTTTTTGTTCGCGCCATCatatcaggtacccaattacaaggtGGCCAGAAGGACGTTAAGCTTACCTTCGATGGAATGTATCTCGGCCCCCTCGACCAGCTGCTCAAAGTGGCTAATGAGAGTTTCCCTGAAATGGGAATTGTTGCTGGAGATTGCGAGGAGATGAGCTGGATAGATTCAATATCTTACAGCGGATATACCACTACGAACCATCTGGTCAGCAGGAACAATTCCAACAAAAGCTActtcaaagcaaaatctgattTTGTAACGAGCCCTATATCGTCATCGGGGTTGGAGGGCGCATGGAAGTTCTTGGAAGAGGACCTTAGTGGTTATGTTATTTTTTCTCCGCTGGGAGGAAGAATGTACGAGATACCATCATCAGAGATCCCATTTCCCCACAGAGCAGGGTATTTGTACGACGTACAATATCAAGTTACGTGGAAAGACAGCAGCCAGGATTCGGCCTACATCGATTGGATCCGAAGATTTTACAGATACATGACTCCTCATGTATCCAAATCGCCCAGGGGTGCCTACGTGAACTATATAGATCTCGACTTGGGTATAGCCGTTAATGGATCATCCATCGTGGAAGACGCAAGAGCTTGGGGTGACAAGTATTTCAGAGGCAATTTCGACAGATTGGTGAAGATAAAGACCAACTTTGATCCTAAAAATGTTTTCAGGAATTCACAGAGTATTCCTGTGAACAAGTGA